A window of the Dyadobacter pollutisoli genome harbors these coding sequences:
- a CDS encoding helix-turn-helix domain-containing protein, which produces MKNLKTEKEYQAALNELDTLMKKGEDNITESEATKIEALALSIQSYEESYYPFPMPKTISEMVELKRFQLKLTQAALADMLGLGKPKLSQILSGKRDPDVPFLKAVYKKLGIDPGFLLDNA; this is translated from the coding sequence ATGAAAAACCTAAAAACTGAAAAAGAGTATCAAGCGGCTCTGAATGAGCTTGATACATTGATGAAAAAGGGAGAAGATAATATTACCGAAAGCGAGGCCACAAAAATTGAGGCACTCGCATTATCAATCCAGTCCTACGAAGAATCATACTATCCATTTCCGATGCCCAAAACCATTTCCGAAATGGTTGAATTGAAACGCTTTCAACTTAAACTGACGCAGGCAGCGCTGGCTGATATGCTGGGACTGGGAAAACCCAAGCTATCCCAGATCCTGAGCGGCAAACGCGATCCCGATGTTCCATTTCTAAAAGCTGTCTATAAAAAATTGGGTATCGATCCTGGTTTTTTGCTCGATAATGCCTGA
- a CDS encoding exo-alpha-sialidase: MNKIKIIVGIALIASVLDWNVANAQDTVRYTGNTLVNVDYHHGQLSPAIGVHSYQTMRARRNDPDTVLSWTYNHAPMLAYWNGAFYLNYLSNPVGEHIPPGQTLLQTSKDGEKWSKPVVIFPPYKIPDGTVKKDHPGVAKNLYAVMHQRMGFFISKNNRLLTLGFYGIVLDAKDDPNDGNGIGRVVREIQKDGSFGPIYFIRHNTSWTQQSDYPMYTDSPDKGFVQACEELLGNRLVTQQWVEEADRNDPLISLKGEYKALSYYHLPDGRVVGLWKNALTSISKNEGKSWVYSPKRAPGFVNSNAKIWGQRISDGKYATVYNPSEFRWPLAISVSDNGLDYKNLLLVNGEITSMRYGGNYKSYGPQYVRGIAEGNGTPPDGKLWVTYSMNKEDIWISSVPVPVKDKAEKHANENFNALPEGKELMEWNIYSPLWAQVQVKKVFSGAKALVLQDADPFDYAKAERVIPSTKKLIAEFSIIPQQNNHGLLDIEFQDAKGTPGIRLSLDSAGVFRTKAGYRNRNLMQYKSGERLDVKVQINTETRLYSVSVNGKNLGNNILFAPLKSVSRIVFRTGDTRRFPNADTPTDQMYDLLDAGRKDNEAVYNINYLISSPF, encoded by the coding sequence ATGAACAAAATCAAAATCATTGTTGGTATTGCGCTCATTGCGAGTGTATTGGATTGGAATGTTGCCAACGCACAGGACACGGTACGCTATACCGGAAATACGTTGGTAAATGTTGACTACCACCACGGTCAGCTGAGCCCGGCGATCGGCGTGCATTCGTACCAGACGATGCGAGCGCGCAGAAATGATCCGGATACGGTTTTGTCCTGGACTTATAATCACGCGCCGATGCTGGCTTATTGGAATGGAGCTTTTTATCTGAATTATCTGAGCAACCCCGTCGGAGAACACATTCCGCCGGGGCAAACGTTGTTACAGACTTCCAAAGACGGGGAGAAATGGTCGAAGCCGGTGGTTATTTTTCCTCCGTACAAAATTCCTGATGGTACTGTCAAAAAGGACCATCCCGGTGTTGCGAAAAACCTGTATGCGGTCATGCATCAGCGGATGGGGTTTTTTATTTCCAAAAATAATAGGTTGCTGACGCTCGGGTTTTACGGAATCGTGCTCGATGCGAAAGACGATCCGAATGATGGCAATGGAATTGGCCGCGTGGTCCGGGAAATACAGAAAGACGGAAGCTTCGGGCCGATCTATTTCATTAGGCATAACACTTCCTGGACCCAGCAATCCGATTATCCAATGTATACGGATAGTCCTGACAAAGGTTTTGTGCAGGCGTGCGAAGAGCTGCTCGGTAACCGGCTGGTAACTCAGCAATGGGTGGAAGAGGCTGATCGGAACGATCCATTGATTTCTTTGAAAGGCGAATATAAAGCGCTCAGCTACTATCATTTGCCGGATGGCAGGGTAGTGGGACTCTGGAAGAATGCATTGACGAGTATCAGTAAAAATGAAGGGAAATCGTGGGTTTATTCTCCGAAAAGAGCGCCGGGGTTTGTGAATAGTAATGCCAAAATCTGGGGTCAGCGGATCAGTGACGGAAAGTATGCTACTGTATATAATCCATCCGAATTTCGGTGGCCGTTGGCTATTTCGGTCAGTGACAACGGTTTGGATTATAAAAACCTGCTATTGGTAAACGGCGAAATAACTTCGATGCGTTACGGTGGTAACTACAAATCTTACGGGCCGCAATATGTCCGTGGGATCGCAGAAGGGAATGGTACTCCGCCGGATGGCAAGCTTTGGGTTACATATAGTATGAACAAAGAGGATATCTGGATTTCGTCCGTGCCGGTACCGGTGAAAGACAAAGCTGAAAAGCACGCGAACGAGAATTTCAATGCTTTGCCGGAAGGTAAAGAACTGATGGAGTGGAACATTTACAGCCCGCTCTGGGCGCAGGTTCAGGTTAAAAAAGTATTTAGCGGTGCAAAAGCGCTTGTTTTGCAAGATGCTGATCCATTCGATTACGCCAAAGCTGAACGCGTGATACCGTCAACCAAAAAACTGATCGCAGAATTTTCCATAATTCCGCAGCAAAATAATCATGGCCTGCTGGACATTGAATTTCAGGATGCAAAAGGCACGCCGGGCATCAGATTATCATTGGATTCTGCGGGAGTTTTCAGGACAAAAGCAGGTTATAGGAACAGAAATCTGATGCAGTACAAATCGGGAGAACGTTTGGATGTAAAAGTGCAGATTAACACTGAAACCAGACTTTACAGCGTTTCGGTGAATGGTAAGAATTTGGGTAACAACATTCTTTTTGCGCCTTTGAAATCGGTCAGCAGGATTGTGTTTAGAACCGGAGACACGCGCCGGTTTCCAAATGCGGACACGCCGACGGATCAGATGTATGATTTGTTGGATGCAGGACGAAAGGACAACGAGGCTGTATATAATATTAACTATCTGATTAGTAGTCCGTTTTAG
- a CDS encoding transketolase family protein — MDVTIEKTAVTNRANLEIFSETLQQLAQDDRDIVVVTSDSRGSGKLVPFGQKFPEQIVEVGIAEQNLVGVSAGLASTGKKVFAVSPACFLTARALEQIKNDVAYSNNPVNLVGISAGVSYGALGSTHHSLHDFAVLRTINNLIIVAPADNFETEQAIRLAAETDLPVYLRFGKKSMPLLSADEKTFEFGKGRIVLRGSDLTIIGTGETVTPALLAAEKLRKELNIFATVVSMHTIKPLDYPLLADIAATGKPIITVEEHSIYGGLGEACASFLIQNNYHNRFKIIGIPDEYTVTGSQQEIFRHYGISAEGIAEVALELCK; from the coding sequence GTGGATGTAACGATTGAGAAAACGGCGGTAACAAACAGGGCAAATCTGGAAATATTTTCAGAGACATTACAGCAATTGGCACAGGACGACCGTGATATCGTGGTGGTAACCAGCGATTCGCGGGGCTCTGGCAAACTGGTACCTTTTGGACAAAAATTCCCCGAACAGATTGTAGAGGTAGGGATTGCCGAACAGAACCTGGTGGGCGTCTCAGCCGGCCTGGCTTCAACCGGTAAGAAAGTGTTCGCTGTTTCACCGGCTTGTTTTCTCACGGCCAGGGCATTGGAACAGATCAAAAATGATGTGGCTTACTCCAATAATCCGGTGAACCTGGTGGGTATCAGCGCTGGTGTCAGCTATGGCGCGCTGGGTTCTACACATCATAGTTTGCACGATTTTGCGGTTTTACGAACTATCAATAACCTCATTATAGTGGCTCCCGCTGATAATTTCGAAACGGAGCAGGCGATCAGGCTGGCGGCAGAAACGGATTTGCCGGTTTATTTAAGATTTGGGAAAAAGTCAATGCCGCTTTTATCTGCCGACGAAAAAACATTTGAATTTGGTAAGGGACGCATTGTCCTGAGAGGAAGTGATCTGACGATCATTGGTACCGGCGAAACGGTTACGCCGGCCTTGCTGGCTGCTGAAAAGCTGCGAAAGGAGCTCAATATTTTTGCTACGGTGGTCAGTATGCACACCATTAAGCCATTGGATTACCCATTACTTGCTGATATTGCGGCTACCGGAAAACCGATTATTACGGTGGAAGAGCACAGCATTTATGGTGGATTAGGAGAGGCCTGTGCTTCTTTTTTAATTCAAAATAATTACCATAACCGCTTCAAAATCATAGGTATACCCGACGAATATACCGTAACCGGCTCGCAGCAGGAGATATTCAGACATTACGGAATATCAGCGGAAGGTATCGCCGAAGTTGCCCTCGAACTTTGTAAATAA
- a CDS encoding aceric acid hydrolase has protein sequence MKKNKIVLTFSLFCLTAVHVQAQKNALVNTSQSTFAKLSSPDMDAVQWTQGFWADRFKVCRETMVPQLWKTYTDPEISHSFRNFEIAAGLEEGKFKGPSFHDGDFYKTFEAVAAMYAATKDKKLDELMDEAIAVMAKAQREDGYIYTKAIIEQKQKGESKMFDDRLSFEAYNFGHLMTAACVHYRATGKTTLLEVAKKAADFLIVFYDKATPEQSRNAICPSHYMGLSELYRTTHDQKYLTLVKHLVAIKGATEGTDDNQDRIPFLRQTKVMGHAVRANYLYAGVADVYAETGDAALMNQLNVMWDDVTQHKMYVTGGCGALYDGVSPDGTSYKPDEVQKIHQAYGRDYQLPNFTAHNETCANIGNVLWNWRMLQITGDAKYADIVELALYNSVLSGINLKGDKFLYTNPLSYSDALPFEQRWSKERQSYISKSNCCPPNTVRTVSEVSQYAYSLSEKGVFFNLYGGNHLHTQLKNGALKLTQTTNYPWDGKISISIEEAPTESFSTFFRIPGWSSNASLTVNGKQQSVQLTPGTYAEINKVWKKGDKLELTLPMPVKLIESNPLVEETRNQIAVKRGPVVYCVESLDLPKGKTIFDIAISAKNNLKPVQLTIENSPIMSLQGDALVINHSDWTKKLYREVSTEAPQTIPVKLVPYYAWGNRGHTDMSVWLPLAR, from the coding sequence ATGAAAAAAAACAAAATTGTCTTAACCTTTTCACTGTTCTGTTTGACGGCAGTACATGTTCAGGCTCAGAAAAATGCGTTGGTAAACACTTCGCAAAGCACTTTTGCCAAATTGAGCAGCCCGGACATGGACGCCGTACAATGGACGCAGGGTTTTTGGGCCGACAGGTTCAAGGTATGCCGCGAAACAATGGTACCGCAGCTTTGGAAAACTTATACCGATCCCGAGATCAGTCATTCCTTCCGGAATTTCGAGATCGCTGCTGGTCTGGAGGAAGGTAAATTCAAAGGGCCATCGTTCCATGATGGTGATTTTTATAAGACATTTGAAGCCGTAGCGGCCATGTATGCCGCTACCAAGGATAAAAAGCTGGACGAGCTCATGGACGAAGCCATTGCAGTAATGGCCAAGGCGCAGCGTGAGGATGGTTATATTTATACCAAAGCGATCATCGAACAAAAGCAAAAAGGTGAGTCCAAAATGTTCGATGACCGGCTGAGCTTTGAAGCTTACAATTTTGGTCATTTGATGACCGCCGCATGCGTTCACTACCGTGCCACAGGCAAGACTACATTGCTGGAAGTAGCCAAAAAAGCCGCTGATTTTTTGATCGTTTTTTATGACAAAGCCACGCCCGAGCAGTCCCGCAACGCCATATGCCCGTCACATTACATGGGGCTGTCTGAATTATACCGCACGACGCACGATCAGAAATACCTGACTTTGGTGAAACATTTGGTGGCGATTAAAGGCGCCACGGAAGGGACCGACGACAATCAGGACCGGATACCATTTTTACGGCAAACCAAAGTCATGGGCCACGCGGTACGCGCCAACTACCTGTATGCGGGCGTGGCAGACGTGTACGCGGAAACCGGCGACGCAGCCTTAATGAACCAGCTGAATGTAATGTGGGACGATGTTACGCAACACAAAATGTATGTAACCGGCGGCTGTGGTGCATTGTACGACGGCGTCTCACCCGATGGTACTTCTTACAAACCAGATGAAGTACAGAAAATCCACCAGGCGTATGGGCGTGATTATCAGTTGCCCAACTTTACTGCGCATAATGAAACTTGCGCGAACATTGGTAATGTGCTCTGGAACTGGCGAATGCTACAAATCACCGGCGACGCAAAGTATGCCGATATTGTTGAGCTCGCATTGTACAACAGTGTACTTTCGGGGATTAATCTAAAAGGCGATAAGTTCTTGTATACCAATCCATTGAGCTATTCGGATGCATTGCCGTTTGAGCAGCGTTGGTCCAAGGAGCGGCAGAGCTATATTTCGAAATCCAACTGCTGCCCACCAAACACGGTGCGGACGGTCTCTGAGGTGAGCCAATATGCTTATAGTTTGTCTGAAAAAGGTGTTTTCTTTAATCTGTATGGAGGAAATCACCTTCATACCCAACTTAAAAATGGCGCACTGAAATTGACACAAACTACCAATTACCCCTGGGATGGTAAAATAAGCATTAGCATTGAAGAAGCGCCGACCGAGTCATTCTCAACCTTTTTTCGAATTCCTGGCTGGTCTAGCAATGCCAGTCTGACTGTTAATGGTAAACAGCAGTCGGTTCAGCTTACCCCAGGGACTTACGCCGAAATCAATAAGGTTTGGAAAAAAGGTGATAAGCTAGAATTGACGCTTCCTATGCCGGTCAAATTGATCGAGTCGAATCCATTGGTCGAAGAAACGCGTAACCAAATTGCCGTGAAGCGCGGACCGGTTGTTTACTGTGTGGAATCGCTTGATCTGCCAAAAGGCAAAACGATTTTTGACATTGCCATTTCCGCCAAAAATAACCTGAAACCAGTGCAGCTAACGATCGAAAACAGCCCGATTATGAGCCTGCAAGGCGACGCACTGGTGATCAACCATTCAGATTGGACTAAAAAACTTTATCGCGAAGTGTCTACGGAAGCGCCGCAAACTATTCCAGTCAAACTGGTTCCTTACTATGCCTGGGGTAATCGTGGACATACCGATATGTCAGTCTGGTTGCCTCTGGCAAGATAA
- a CDS encoding 3-keto-disaccharide hydrolase, giving the protein MPPASATEDWSVKPPLVTPAESYAQPPSDAIVLYGGKQDLDKWEHLDGSNVKWQTTGDAITIVPKTTDIRTKKQFGNIQLHVEWKTPDPKEDKDMNRGNSGVLLMGLYELQIYESYNYDTRIYYNGQAGSIYKQHAPLVNAARKPQTWQTYDVIFEAPVFNADKTLKTPAFMTVFHNNVLILNHVELKGPMIYQGYPKYEYHEAKLPLRLQEHNSRVSFRNIWVREF; this is encoded by the coding sequence ATGCCGCCTGCCTCCGCTACCGAGGACTGGTCTGTTAAACCACCGCTTGTTACCCCGGCAGAAAGCTACGCGCAGCCTCCGTCTGATGCGATTGTACTATATGGTGGTAAGCAGGATTTGGATAAATGGGAACATTTAGATGGCTCCAATGTAAAATGGCAAACTACCGGCGACGCAATCACCATTGTTCCAAAAACAACTGATATCAGAACAAAAAAGCAATTTGGAAACATACAGCTTCACGTCGAATGGAAAACACCGGACCCAAAAGAGGACAAGGATATGAACCGGGGCAACAGCGGCGTACTATTGATGGGACTTTACGAATTGCAGATCTACGAGTCTTATAACTATGATACCCGCATTTACTACAATGGTCAGGCAGGAAGCATATACAAGCAACACGCCCCTCTTGTCAATGCAGCAAGAAAGCCACAAACCTGGCAGACGTACGATGTCATTTTCGAAGCCCCGGTTTTCAATGCAGATAAAACACTGAAAACACCTGCATTCATGACGGTGTTTCATAACAATGTACTGATACTTAATCACGTAGAACTCAAAGGCCCAATGATATACCAGGGCTATCCCAAATACGAATATCATGAAGCCAAGCTGCCATTGAGGCTACAGGAGCATAATAGCAGGGTTAGTTTCAGGAATATATGGGTTCGGGAGTTTTGA
- a CDS encoding type II toxin-antitoxin system HigB family toxin translates to MVVVAHKPIREFYFQNPALRNALEKWYKDTINADWANFGDVKNSFNSVDSVGNGLFVFNISGNNCRIIARIFFRKRTLFIRFVGTHKEYDKLDLATL, encoded by the coding sequence ATGGTAGTCGTCGCACACAAACCTATAAGAGAATTTTATTTCCAAAATCCAGCGCTCCGAAATGCTTTGGAGAAATGGTACAAGGATACGATAAACGCTGACTGGGCTAATTTCGGCGATGTTAAAAACTCCTTCAATTCCGTAGATTCGGTTGGTAATGGGTTATTTGTATTTAACATATCCGGTAACAATTGCAGGATAATTGCACGGATATTTTTCAGAAAAAGAACGTTATTCATCAGGTTTGTTGGCACGCATAAAGAATACGACAAACTGGATTTGGCGACATTATAA
- a CDS encoding RagB/SusD family nutrient uptake outer membrane protein produces MKKLIQFLAMITFVAVSWGCKESFLELAPVSNPNADNFYKTKTDFDLATNAAYNTLYTVYHPQGAVSYAGELMSDNVTIFNISGNQADKWQFRDYSLAPANTMVYQFWQDFYKSLYNINIILSKIETAELDAAYKSQVQGEMLFLRSLYYFNMVRIWGDVPLVTAPVTAAESYNILRAPSAEIYAQIIKDLADAKSKLAVTSAIAGRATKGAAQALLGKVYLTSGDKANAAKELKEVYDSKKYELLPSYASLWDVKNKNSKESIFEIQYLGGAATNPYSNYYLEFFPNSNALGFYGAGMNQVVDDLWNEYEKGDTRKEASIDTGFTDAKGNFTAAKFPKKWTDKTAPLINQSIASNNNFIVLRYADLLLLLTEATGDVTYLNQVRKRSNLPLYGETGYPAKYSTVELALEHERRVELAFEFQRWFDLKRTNRALPVLTQKGKSVTQDKLLLPIPNIVRDQNAKITQNNGY; encoded by the coding sequence ATGAAAAAGCTCATACAATTCCTGGCCATGATCACTTTTGTGGCTGTTTCGTGGGGATGTAAAGAATCTTTTCTCGAACTGGCACCGGTCTCGAACCCGAATGCTGATAATTTTTACAAGACCAAAACAGATTTCGACCTTGCGACGAATGCTGCATATAACACACTTTACACCGTGTACCATCCGCAGGGCGCGGTTTCCTATGCCGGTGAATTGATGTCGGACAATGTCACGATCTTCAACATTTCAGGTAATCAGGCGGATAAATGGCAGTTTCGGGACTATTCACTGGCTCCGGCCAATACGATGGTTTACCAGTTCTGGCAGGACTTTTATAAGTCACTGTATAACATCAATATCATTCTCAGCAAAATTGAAACGGCTGAACTTGATGCTGCCTACAAGTCTCAGGTACAAGGTGAAATGTTGTTTCTGAGATCGCTGTATTACTTTAACATGGTGCGTATCTGGGGCGATGTACCATTGGTAACGGCTCCCGTAACTGCCGCTGAGAGCTACAATATTCTCCGGGCACCGTCTGCCGAAATTTATGCGCAGATCATCAAAGATCTGGCGGATGCAAAAAGCAAACTTGCAGTTACGTCTGCGATTGCAGGTAGGGCTACAAAAGGTGCGGCACAGGCATTGTTGGGCAAAGTTTACCTTACTTCCGGCGATAAAGCCAATGCTGCCAAAGAGCTGAAAGAGGTTTATGACAGCAAAAAATATGAATTGCTGCCTTCGTATGCTTCGCTTTGGGACGTTAAAAACAAAAATAGCAAAGAGTCTATTTTTGAAATCCAGTATCTGGGTGGTGCTGCTACCAATCCGTACAGCAATTATTACCTTGAATTTTTCCCAAATTCCAATGCATTGGGCTTCTATGGGGCGGGAATGAATCAGGTCGTGGATGATCTTTGGAACGAGTATGAAAAGGGTGATACCCGTAAGGAAGCGTCTATTGACACAGGGTTCACGGATGCAAAAGGGAATTTTACGGCTGCCAAATTTCCTAAAAAATGGACGGATAAAACGGCCCCGCTTATCAACCAGAGTATCGCGTCCAACAACAATTTTATAGTATTGCGCTACGCTGACCTGCTTTTATTGCTGACGGAAGCTACTGGCGACGTGACTTATCTGAATCAGGTCCGGAAGCGTTCCAACCTGCCTTTGTATGGTGAAACGGGTTATCCTGCCAAGTATTCGACGGTTGAGCTGGCATTGGAACATGAGCGTCGAGTGGAGCTTGCGTTTGAATTTCAGCGCTGGTTTGATTTGAAGCGTACCAACAGGGCATTGCCGGTTTTAACACAGAAAGGTAAAAGTGTGACGCAGGATAAGCTGCTTTTACCGATACCCAACATTGTTAGAGATCAAAATGCAAAAATTACCCAGAACAATGGGTACTGA
- a CDS encoding transketolase, with the protein MSEQELAHKSVEYRKKILRYIYNAKAGHTGGSLSCIDILNVLYNDTMHVDPEHFTSPDRDRYIQSKGHTVEALYVVLASRGFFPESDLETLCRYQSHYIGHPTRKVHGIEQNTGALGHGLSLSVGTAIAGKMDKKNYKVFTVLGDGELPEGSNWEAALSAAHYKLDNLCAIIDKNELQISGPTADVCNTDPVDKKFEAFGWEVRHVDGHDLKQLKATFDSLPFTKGKPSLVIAHTVKGKGVSYMENQLRWHHGVPNAAQYAEAMQELDFLEEAIH; encoded by the coding sequence ATGTCAGAGCAGGAACTTGCGCACAAGTCGGTGGAGTACCGGAAGAAAATACTCCGATACATCTACAACGCAAAAGCCGGTCATACGGGTGGCAGCCTGTCGTGTATTGACATTCTGAATGTGCTTTACAATGATACCATGCATGTGGACCCGGAACATTTCACGTCTCCCGACCGCGACCGGTACATTCAAAGTAAAGGCCACACGGTGGAAGCACTTTATGTAGTACTGGCGTCGAGGGGCTTTTTTCCTGAATCAGACCTGGAAACGTTGTGCAGATATCAGTCGCATTATATTGGACATCCTACTCGTAAAGTACATGGTATTGAGCAAAACACGGGAGCATTGGGTCACGGTTTGTCGCTCAGCGTAGGTACTGCCATTGCCGGCAAAATGGATAAAAAGAACTATAAAGTGTTCACAGTGCTCGGAGACGGCGAATTACCGGAGGGTTCCAACTGGGAGGCCGCGCTTTCTGCCGCGCATTACAAGCTGGACAACCTTTGCGCGATCATTGATAAAAATGAATTACAGATATCCGGGCCAACTGCCGACGTGTGCAACACGGACCCGGTCGACAAGAAATTTGAAGCATTTGGGTGGGAAGTACGGCATGTGGACGGCCACGACCTGAAACAGCTAAAAGCGACTTTTGACTCGCTGCCATTTACTAAGGGAAAACCTAGTCTGGTGATTGCCCATACGGTAAAGGGCAAAGGCGTAAGTTATATGGAAAACCAGCTCAGGTGGCACCATGGCGTGCCCAATGCAGCGCAGTATGCGGAAGCAATGCAGGAATTGGACTTTTTGGAAGAAGCGATTCATTAA
- a CDS encoding DeoR/GlpR family DNA-binding transcription regulator: MLANQRRDKILELLKEDGSAKVIDLAKLFKVTEVTIRQDLDKLEKDGLVIKEHGGAFLKNVEDQVRNFSLGNQENLDKKELIAAKCLEYITNGDTIILDSGSTTTEIAKKLRNSNRHLTVITNALNIALLLGAETGIEVIMTGGEFKPPTLSLTGQKAADFFKGLNVQKLFLATAGLSLKSGLTYPSISDLVVKKAMIDAADTTYLVADSTKIGKSAFASLGALSLIDYIITDAGIEEKHKQLFHDNEIELIIAD, translated from the coding sequence ATGCTGGCAAATCAAAGAAGGGATAAAATACTGGAATTGCTTAAAGAGGACGGTTCGGCGAAGGTGATTGACCTGGCTAAACTGTTTAAAGTGACAGAAGTGACTATTCGTCAGGATCTGGATAAACTGGAAAAAGACGGGCTTGTTATTAAAGAGCATGGAGGGGCATTTCTTAAAAATGTAGAAGATCAGGTCCGCAACTTTTCACTGGGAAATCAGGAAAATCTGGACAAAAAGGAATTGATCGCAGCGAAATGTCTGGAATACATTACGAATGGCGACACGATCATTTTGGACTCAGGGTCGACTACGACGGAGATTGCCAAGAAGCTGAGAAACAGTAACCGACACCTGACTGTGATTACCAATGCGCTGAACATTGCATTGCTTTTGGGAGCTGAAACAGGCATTGAAGTGATCATGACGGGAGGAGAATTTAAGCCGCCAACATTGTCACTCACTGGTCAGAAAGCTGCGGATTTTTTCAAAGGGCTGAATGTCCAGAAGTTATTTCTTGCAACGGCCGGATTGTCATTGAAATCGGGATTGACTTATCCGAGTATCAGTGACCTGGTGGTGAAGAAAGCAATGATCGACGCCGCTGATACCACATACCTGGTAGCGGATTCGACAAAAATAGGAAAAAGTGCCTTTGCAAGCCTCGGAGCCCTGTCGCTGATCGATTACATCATCACCGACGCAGGAATCGAAGAAAAACACAAGCAACTCTTCCACGACAACGAAATAGAACTAATCATAGCCGATTAA
- a CDS encoding L-fucose/L-arabinose isomerase family protein has translation MHNQGSIGVIIGNRDFFPDRLVAEARVEIIDLLKKLKINAIMLDTEATKLGGVETFQDAQKCAALFRAHRDEIIGVLVVLPNFGDERGIAETLKLAELNVPVLVQGYPDDLDKLDVARRRDSWCGKISACNNLYQFGIKYTLTTKHVVHPTDPSFTKDLLDFLGVCRVAMGLRKVRIGAIGARPGGFNTVRYSEKILQRNGISVITVDLSEILGNANKLTAQDTSVQQRLQKIRDYAPTGRTPDEALIQMAKLDVVLTDFMQENALNATAIQCWTSVQKNYGCNVCTSMSIMSESMLPSGCEVDVTGTLSMYALQLASGSPSALVDWNNNYANDNNKCVLFHCGNWAKSFLPDIEISTAPILGTSVGEENTYGALSGRTPASPLTFGRISTDDPRGVMKAYIGEGKLTDDTLKTFGNRAVAEIPNLQNLMQYICRNGFEHHVVMNASKTAGILNEALGNYMGWEVQLFND, from the coding sequence ATGCATAATCAAGGAAGTATCGGAGTCATAATCGGTAACAGGGATTTTTTCCCGGACAGGCTGGTTGCTGAGGCCAGGGTTGAGATCATTGATTTGTTAAAAAAACTGAAAATCAATGCGATCATGCTCGATACCGAGGCTACGAAGCTGGGCGGGGTAGAGACTTTCCAGGATGCCCAGAAATGTGCGGCTTTGTTCAGGGCGCATCGCGACGAGATCATTGGCGTGCTGGTAGTACTGCCCAATTTCGGCGACGAACGGGGCATCGCGGAAACATTGAAATTGGCAGAACTGAATGTACCGGTACTTGTGCAAGGTTACCCGGACGATCTGGACAAGCTGGACGTGGCCAGACGGCGCGATTCGTGGTGTGGAAAGATATCGGCCTGTAATAATCTGTATCAGTTTGGGATCAAATATACGCTCACTACCAAGCATGTAGTGCACCCGACGGACCCTTCATTTACCAAAGACCTGCTGGATTTTCTGGGCGTATGCAGGGTTGCGATGGGACTGCGAAAAGTGAGGATAGGAGCCATAGGAGCACGTCCGGGTGGTTTTAACACCGTTCGTTACAGTGAGAAAATTTTACAGCGCAATGGCATTTCTGTGATCACTGTGGATTTGTCTGAAATTTTGGGCAACGCCAACAAGCTGACTGCCCAGGATACCAGCGTGCAGCAGCGTTTGCAAAAGATAAGAGACTACGCGCCAACTGGCAGAACACCCGACGAGGCTTTGATACAAATGGCCAAGCTGGACGTGGTATTGACTGATTTTATGCAGGAAAATGCATTAAACGCTACTGCCATTCAGTGCTGGACTTCGGTGCAAAAAAACTACGGGTGCAATGTCTGTACGAGTATGAGCATCATGAGCGAAAGCATGCTTCCGAGCGGCTGCGAGGTGGATGTGACGGGTACGCTCAGCATGTATGCGCTGCAACTCGCATCAGGATCGCCGAGTGCGCTGGTAGATTGGAATAATAATTACGCGAATGACAATAACAAATGCGTGCTTTTCCACTGTGGAAACTGGGCGAAGTCATTTTTGCCGGATATAGAAATCAGCACAGCGCCGATTTTGGGAACATCGGTAGGAGAGGAAAACACTTACGGCGCGCTTTCAGGGCGTACACCAGCCTCGCCGCTCACGTTCGGCCGCATTAGTACGGACGATCCTCGTGGCGTAATGAAGGCATATATAGGGGAGGGTAAATTGACGGACGATACATTAAAAACCTTCGGGAACCGCGCAGTAGCGGAGATTCCAAACCTCCAAAACCTCATGCAATACATCTGCCGCAATGGATTTGAGCACCATGTGGTGATGAATGCTTCCAAAACGGCGGGCATATTGAACGAAGCACTGGGGAACTATATGGGCTGGGAAGTGCAGCTTTTTAACGATTAA